Within Spinacia oleracea cultivar Varoflay chromosome 4, BTI_SOV_V1, whole genome shotgun sequence, the genomic segment CAAGGTTCGATCTTAGCTCCCTCAATTTTatacttgattttatttttttatttatcattgttataaaaattatatgttaaAATTTGGCCTTCCTATGTATAATTagttgtatgttttgaaaatcaAAACCTGCTGTATTTTTTTCTATCTCAATGTCTTAATTTTTTGCAATGTATTTGCTGTTTGGAAATTTCCTTAATTAAATTGGTTAATTTATATTTATACTTACTAGAACTTTATTATTTGACAAACTTGTTTCTCTAAAAACAGAAGAGTTTTGTACACGACTAAttgaagagaatcctggattgCTAAAAGGAGTTGACAAGGCAGGATTGACAGTACTACACACATGGATTAGCAACCCAGAATTATGGTTATTTGAATTTATATTGAAGAGCAAATGGAGAATTCCTTTCATAAAACTGATTGATGTTGCAGATTACGGTGATAGAAACAACCCTTTTCACATTGTTGCTAGTCTTGAAACTACCCCAGATAACGATACAATCAAAGTTATAAAGCTTCTTGTAGAAGCTTATAAAGAAGAAAATATTAATTGGTCTGTGAATAGTATGCAATTATTGCCATGGTCTGCAACAAATAAAAAGGATGAAGGATCTCTGCAATTGGCCATAAGCAATAAACATGAACAACTTTCATTGTACTTATTGTCACTGCATGAAGATGATGATATTGATAATCTTCTAGGTTATTACGAACCAGAACACTCTCTTTTGTTTCTTGCTATACAGAACAAGTGCCCTCAAGTAGCCAAAAAAATAATGTCTAGATTGGATAAGGAAACTTGGACCAAATATCTAAAGGATCCCTCTGATGGCCGAAATATATTGCATCTCGCTCCAACTTTGGAAGGTATCATCATTTTACTTTTTCATACATACATTACCTTTGATTAAATCAAAAGTTCTTGCGTGCacaagttgtacaataaatttattagttttctctaacttttactcagttttctctaacttttatactattaaaaaaaaagttaatagataaacattttaaagtgttaaatgattaattttatacattattagtgattttgaagaaatattttttattaaaatgaaaaattttattactaaaaagtagataacttttacctatataatggtggcttttaagcattttacgtcaactttaacttcggtatacaatatttatcgtacaccccatgtaaataagaatttgtgtgattaaattaactaataagaaatatataaaaaatcaaACATCATTATATATTAACATTTGTTGATTATTTAGGTTTTGATCTTGACCCTGGGTTTATTAGTTGACTTTCTGTGTCTTAAAGTAATTCAAATTTACGGAATATTAGGGATTTTAATTAAAGTAGTGTCTATTAGGGGTTTTAATTGaagtagttttaggaattttATATAATTGTAATTTATCTATTTAGTAAGTCGGTGTAGTAAGTCGTACATAATGATTAATGGCAAACTTGTGTACATAACAGACTCACTGTTATATCTAATATCTACACAAGTTTGATTGACATAACACTACAAACTACTTCGTAACTTTTATAGCCAACCCTATACTTGTAAAATATGGCCAATGTTATCCAACTTTCCAAAGTGATGTGAGAACTTGTTAGATTCGTCACAATGTATATTTTTAAAACATTaacttttaataaaaaatttaaagagaattaaaaatattaatcatCAAATTTGTGTATTGATATGCGTAAATGTGATCAAAATTACAAGTAAAAACGAACTGGAGAATTGTTAAGGCTTTACaacgataaaaaaaaaaaaaaaaatcatgtggCCATACGTTGAAGTTATTTTGAATTTACCCACTTACTAATTAAAGGTGAGTAGcttttcaaaaaccaatttgaTGTATCCATCATGAAGTTATGTTGAATTTCAGAAGGAACATACTGATTTTTTTGTTTGACCAAAAGTAAAGTTAAGATTTGTTAGAATATACAGTATATAATAATATATACTTCTTCCGTTCTTAATTATTTACATGACATAATTGATTtttagacactattcacaaaGTTTCTCATGACTTTCTTTTGGGATTtgtacttaagaaaaaacatatttatgtgggatcttattagattcgtctctataaatttttttaaaatatcaacttttaataaaattttcttatccaaatattaatatatgtttgaaatcgtgcatggACAAACGTagctaaataattgtgtcataaaaaaaagaggaagtattaaaaataaaacttaCTAACTATTGGTAAAATATGAAAGCAGATACAAAGTTCGGGACATGGCTAGTTGATGAGGCACCAGAGTTCATCACCGACAAAGACAACAACGAACAATCACCTTGGGATAAAGCATATGAAATTGGTCCTGCATGGTTTATTAACGCAGTTCTGAAAAAGAAACCGTCTGTGTTTAGTAGTGCACCCTTGGTTTGGACGAAAGCATGTGAGAAAGGTCACGTGTTAGCTCTTAGCGCCTTCGTCGACCATAATCCGGGAAAGTTTAGAGATCTTTGTATCAAACATAAAGATTCTCCTTTGCATCATATAAAGCTTGATGAAAGTTTAACTGAGTATGAAAAGTTTCTCCAGATTCCGCACATGAAAGATCTAATCAATCTTCAAGACTCTAAAGGGATAACACCATTACACAAAGCTATACGAAGTGGAGACTTGTTGTTGACAGAAACATTACTAAACATGGAGAAGATAATATATGATATCGAGGATGATGATAATATATCCGCCATGGATCTGTTGGCTGCAAAATGTGACGAGTCGTCTGAGGACAAGAACACATGGGTACGATTCCTTTCCCAACTTTTCTAGATTACAATAGATGCACTCGTTGGTTTGACATTGGTAAGCTTAATGAAAATACGGAATACAtgataaaatgtaataaaatattgataaaGTAAGATAAATATGTAAAAAGATGGGTGGagtaagaaaaaatgaataaagtaagggAAGTGAatgaaaaattgtaaatattatggAGTAAGAAAggtaagatagtaaattttcatgccctaaaatagaaaaaaaaagtttaaagaacattatgaaacggattaaaacggaaaattaaaataaatatcattTTGATTCGAAAGTAGTAAATTttaatgtccaaaaatagaatatagcaaaacaaacattatgaaatgaactaaaacgaaaagtgtaaagatcattttaaaacggaggtagtattacaTAAACCATCTTAAGTAGAAAGACTCCTTAACCTACCATAATGTTCACACAACTAAGAAAATAAATCTATCCGAGTgagttattttttaattgattttcaaTTATCATTGCATAATAAAACCATGAATTGTAAATCATTACAGGATCGAATGTGCAAAAGATTTGGACTTGATCCAAAGATAAATACGACATACTTCAAAAGTAAGACGAATTTACTAGAAGTGCGAAGCTCACTATTCATTGTAGCTGCTTTACTAGCAACCATAACGTTCACGGCTGGATTCACTATCCCTGGTGGATTCAATCAAGAAAGTGGAGCAGCATTGTTGGGAAAGAAGCCAGCTTTTCTAGTGTTTTTGATATCTAATGCATTGGCCTTGTTTTTTTCGATGTTGGTGTTGATTTGTCTGACATGGTCCATGGTTTTCGATGCCAGTAAATCATTGGTATTGATTGATCGAAGTATGGTGTTACTCCGTTTAGCACTAAACTGCACCTTATTGGCGTTCATGACCGGAGTTTATATTGTTATTGCTCCAATGTCATTGTGGGCAGCAATCCTTATTATTATCATCATCAGCGGTCTCATCGGAATTTCGGTGGACAAGAATATCTTGTATAATGTGCTAGATAAGTTAATCCCCTCTCCAAAAAAGAAGGGCATAGATCTAATCCGAAAGCAGAAATCGGTATGCTCTTTAATTCAACTTCTAAAGCATATTTGAAATCCATTCTGAGTTAAAATACTAAtcaattttatttatatatggaTTGTAGGGCATCTCTAATAATGAGCAGGATCAATTGCTTAATAATCGTGGGCAGAACGAGAACTTAGACGCGATAGTGTAAAGAATGCAGTCTGAGGATCAATTCAATATAATTACTTTCTAAAAATGGAGATTGattagtttttctttttggtgcaaatgagccacaagggtggggatgagaatcgatctcaggatcacctggaaccgggatggaagctctaaccaactgagctatccatcactctcatgGAGACTGATTAGTTATTGTTAACAATCATGTTTATGCTAAACTTGTTTGTCACTTTGTCTATGAAGTCATATCAACTTTTTGTGCTTTTCTATTTGACTTGTTGGTGAATGTTGATCGTTAACTCATGCTAGCTTACTATTTTTATTGTAAATGTGACACTCGTGTGCTGTGCCTTTTTCCAATAAAGATTGTGACTATTCGTGTTTTTACTTCTCCATGTTTTAATATCAGTTATACCTTAATTAGCGCAAGGTACCGGGAAGTTTGAGTtgaatttaataaattaattgtaAGTGGATAATgtgaaaattaattttgatgGATCAGTTCGTAATAACTCTGGAACAACTGATGTAGTACTTAGAGACCACCTTGGATATAAAGTTGTTAGTCGAACTTACAATTTTGGAACCTCCTCTCCATTTCTTGCTGAAGCAATAGGTCTTCGTAATGGTCTTCTATTAGCCatcgaaaaaaaatatacgaCATATTTTCATTGAGGATGATAATTTATTAATCATAAATAT encodes:
- the LOC110793680 gene encoding uncharacterized protein — protein: MASIIEIMDVELGSAALNGDVDFLAECVESNKPIEYYMTYFPKNSDKGDRRHGNIFHMAAYNNNADFIREAIEILPSENTQQLLIQPREPINGNPLHVAAQLGNVEIVNIFLDVYKCLPSLPSDLTKRPWLVENTEGDNPCNTAVNQCHEECALEIVKMDIELLCNKLGSSDANILYDAVNRKLVRFAAEILRSPHPIGCTGFQETTPFHSLHYSNKSDEAEEICRQLLRRKPDLIKQQDDNGNSAFHLWASDGKMWPFECILESSDIIPDIKTVFTDLVSTTNIYGENPLHNLVQYTASENDAIKIAELLIDTYKNKEASNVEEEEEEDGDEDEDEDEDELPWFVHDNGGDTPLSLAISPKYENFAMYILSVDDNAVIKCQKNLLFLAIENKCHQLTEKIYEIVINKGWTQLLTNDQHNILHIAPLCTKEFCTRLIEENPGLLKGVDKAGLTVLHTWISNPELWLFEFILKSKWRIPFIKLIDVADYGDRNNPFHIVASLETTPDNDTIKVIKLLVEAYKEENINWSVNSMQLLPWSATNKKDEGSLQLAISNKHEQLSLYLLSLHEDDDIDNLLGYYEPEHSLLFLAIQNKCPQVAKKIMSRLDKETWTKYLKDPSDGRNILHLAPTLEDTKFGTWLVDEAPEFITDKDNNEQSPWDKAYEIGPAWFINAVLKKKPSVFSSAPLVWTKACEKGHVLALSAFVDHNPGKFRDLCIKHKDSPLHHIKLDESLTEYEKFLQIPHMKDLINLQDSKGITPLHKAIRSGDLLLTETLLNMEKIIYDIEDDDNISAMDLLAAKCDESSEDKNTWDRMCKRFGLDPKINTTYFKSKTNLLEVRSSLFIVAALLATITFTAGFTIPGGFNQESGAALLGKKPAFLVFLISNALALFFSMLVLICLTWSMVFDASKSLVLIDRSMVLLRLALNCTLLAFMTGVYIVIAPMSLWAAILIIIIISGLIGISVDKNILYNVLDKLIPSPKKKGIDLIRKQKSGISNNEQDQLLNNRGQNENLDAIV